One Fibrobacter sp. UWB2 DNA window includes the following coding sequences:
- a CDS encoding YgcG family protein: MQKRILSILFILLLAIPVAAGFKVNKAGLPKRPQNSYVYDEDRLLSKQEVQFVNALSEELYRKAGFGLAVALIHDIGFADFRDYALNIAESWGVGDKSNEGVLIFAAMKQHKRSVEVGYGAEGYLPDVLVERLQQKTIVPAFRVEKYGQGVMMLAWEIAQVVAKEKGITLEVNTDQLPQEEENSPFGLALIIFVILFLLVSKNGGGRGNGCLWFLLGNALSNSSRGHHGPRGGFGGGFGGFGGGGGFGGGFGGGFGGGHFGGGGSGGGW, translated from the coding sequence ATGCAAAAAAGAATTTTATCGATACTGTTCATTCTGTTGCTCGCAATCCCGGTTGCGGCGGGTTTCAAGGTGAACAAGGCGGGACTCCCCAAGCGCCCGCAGAACAGTTACGTGTACGACGAAGACCGCTTGCTTTCAAAGCAAGAAGTGCAGTTCGTCAATGCGCTTTCTGAAGAGCTTTACAGAAAAGCAGGCTTTGGACTTGCGGTAGCGCTCATCCATGACATCGGCTTTGCGGACTTTAGAGATTACGCACTGAACATTGCCGAAAGCTGGGGCGTTGGCGACAAATCAAACGAAGGCGTCCTGATTTTTGCGGCGATGAAGCAGCACAAGCGTAGTGTCGAAGTCGGCTATGGCGCCGAGGGCTACTTGCCCGACGTGCTCGTGGAACGGCTCCAGCAAAAGACGATTGTCCCTGCATTCAGAGTTGAAAAGTATGGCCAGGGCGTGATGATGCTCGCCTGGGAAATTGCGCAAGTTGTCGCCAAGGAAAAAGGCATCACGCTTGAGGTCAATACCGACCAGCTCCCGCAAGAAGAAGAAAACAGCCCATTCGGACTCGCACTCATTATTTTCGTGATTCTGTTCCTACTTGTTTCGAAGAACGGCGGCGGGCGCGGAAACGGATGTCTCTGGTTCCTGCTCGGGAACGCCCTTAGCAATAGCAGCCGCGGGCATCACGGGCCACGAGGGGGATTCGGTGGAGGCTTTGGCGGTTTTGGCGGCGGAGGCGGCTTTGGTGGCGGTTTCGGCGGTGGATTTGGTGGAGGCCACTTTGGCGGTGGCGGCTCCGGCGGAGGATGGTAA
- a CDS encoding toxin-antitoxin system YwqK family antitoxin, which yields MKLKKVVLFTLLLASVLLLAACGEEERKEYYNQNTVKSITTYCKNVKEGKYISYYWGGKVKETGFYKNDKPNGVWKSWHENGQLAFEGFYHEGMRDSVWRWWHSNGQLSREEFYKGKMYNYWIQNCHRLSGCYDDFIRDSVSREWYANGKIESEEHYKNGVREGTSKRWFDNGRLHSEMFYKSGKIDGILKIWHYNGQKLCEHGYRLGRKEGAWKAWYENGFLELDGMYKSDKREGPWKSWYWNGQLAEESFYVSGKKDGVSKKWFHDGKLKEIISYKLGEYDGPWKAWSEYGQLKDERFYKNGKFEGTWTEWYINGRLKSKVIYKDGKRYGTWKWWYENGKMQWEDNYVSDKAHGVWKRWYKNGKLKAMFYYKDGNLEGVRKKWHENGKIAEEEHYNEGKLNGVRKTWFENGRLKAEEYYELDKPIGVWKKWNENGELIEEETFKDGFKTSVLDNPVRRDDDKMKEKRRKSVPTIPVLERLRTLYVDDSLKARQSITDEPVWKRKFD from the coding sequence ATGAAATTGAAAAAGGTTGTCTTATTCACGCTGCTTTTGGCCTCCGTTTTACTTCTCGCCGCTTGTGGCGAAGAAGAGCGCAAGGAATATTACAATCAAAATACGGTTAAATCCATTACAACATATTGTAAAAATGTCAAAGAGGGCAAATACATCTCTTATTATTGGGGTGGAAAAGTAAAAGAGACGGGCTTTTATAAAAATGACAAACCGAATGGTGTGTGGAAATCGTGGCACGAAAATGGACAACTTGCTTTTGAAGGCTTTTATCATGAAGGTATGCGGGATAGCGTTTGGAGATGGTGGCATAGCAATGGACAATTGTCGAGAGAAGAATTTTATAAAGGTAAAATGTATAATTACTGGATTCAGAATTGTCATCGACTTTCGGGTTGCTATGATGACTTTATTCGAGATAGTGTAAGTAGAGAATGGTATGCGAATGGAAAAATAGAATCAGAAGAACATTATAAGAACGGAGTGCGAGAAGGAACTAGTAAACGTTGGTTTGATAATGGTCGATTGCATTCTGAAATGTTTTATAAATCAGGGAAAATAGATGGCATCTTGAAAATTTGGCATTATAATGGGCAAAAGCTTTGTGAGCATGGTTATAGATTAGGCCGAAAAGAAGGGGCGTGGAAAGCATGGTATGAAAATGGTTTTTTGGAACTCGATGGAATGTACAAGTCTGATAAACGAGAAGGACCTTGGAAATCTTGGTATTGGAACGGACAATTGGCGGAAGAATCTTTTTATGTATCGGGTAAAAAAGATGGTGTTAGTAAAAAATGGTTTCATGACGGCAAGTTGAAAGAGATAATTTCGTATAAGTTAGGAGAATATGATGGCCCTTGGAAAGCGTGGTCCGAATACGGACAATTGAAAGATGAACGATTCTATAAAAATGGTAAGTTCGAAGGAACTTGGACAGAATGGTATATAAATGGTCGTCTGAAATCGAAGGTCATTTATAAAGATGGTAAACGTTATGGAACTTGGAAATGGTGGTATGAAAATGGGAAAATGCAATGGGAAGATAATTATGTATCAGATAAAGCCCATGGCGTATGGAAGAGATGGTATAAAAATGGAAAATTGAAAGCCATGTTTTATTATAAAGACGGCAATTTAGAAGGCGTTCGGAAAAAATGGCATGAAAATGGGAAAATCGCCGAGGAGGAACATTATAACGAAGGAAAACTCAACGGCGTTAGAAAAACGTGGTTCGAAAATGGACGTTTAAAGGCTGAAGAATACTATGAGTTAGACAAGCCCATAGGTGTATGGAAAAAATGGAATGAAAACGGTGAACTGATTGAGGAAGAAACTTTTAAAGACGGATTTAAGACATCCGTCCTTGATAACCCTGTTCGTCGCGATGATGACAAAATGAAGGAAAAGAGACGAAAGTCTGTGCCGACAATTCCTGTACTAGAGAGACTGCGAACTCTTTATGTTGATGATTCTTTGAAAGCTCGACAGTCTATTACAGACGAACCTGTTTGGAAGAGAAAGTTCGATTGA